The following are encoded in a window of Oncorhynchus mykiss isolate Arlee chromosome 31, USDA_OmykA_1.1, whole genome shotgun sequence genomic DNA:
- the LOC110505032 gene encoding mucin-22 isoform X2 → MDPLPGPAPELVRQRETKWINIISQWDRVLLKKSSKVKEQCQKGIPASLRAKCWPLLCGATDRMHRNKDLYQTLDSRPALQSCVDVIERDLDRQFPFHEMFLSRDGHGQRGLFRVLKAFTQLKPDEGYCQAQGPVAAVLLMNMPTEEAFWCLVQISEQYLPDYYSPLLEGVLFDAAMLTWVLKKTCPATHKHLQRHGVEPLMFATDWLMCLFTRHLPFNTLLRVWDLFFCYGVRVLFQVAVVLVRRALGRVEQREECEGQMETLERLRGVREQVQQEDDTFIGEVCSVPLSGKDLERQTEKELEKWRKERPASTFDPRGRCHGYRMAWARAREREEERNRKERAKGNLSFPPIRSPSLLSLSPSLLRKRWKRGSKTDTGEWEGGGREARKVSKEVWEERSEGGDLGGGSEKDGSPVRAQGVPPPATEDREPVELREPLEHKEPSEQERTQKTQMTPDSARVASQQRELTADPRVTSQGQEEEQGGFSETQASEQHSDSQSQETNHSKGSMETQEVLSKQSTESARVVTEHIVTETKGEAEERKETEAHAEAKTEEETVTEIQIHTEAKTEEEIVTEIQIHTEAKTEEETVTEIQIHTEAKTEEETVTEIQIHTEAKTEEETVTEIQIHTEAKTEEETVTEIQIHTEAKTKEETVTEIQIHTEAKTEEETVTEIQIHTEAKTEEETVTEIQIHTEAKAEEEMEAEVQKGQHTDKSVGTKTDMGSKTETQTDVNADTETDTETDTQQEADTNLEAETDVGSLRERDKETNTETDTNKEIEARTETQSHKGAAMETHTDKESEAERQTEVETEEEAHTETETQGENESAMHIEADIRVEADLGSQMEADTHIETEKESEIEVGTETGTETRTEETTDTGIEEATDTGIEEATDTGTEEATDTGIEEATDTGTEETTDTGIEETTGTNTGTEETTGTNAGIEETTGTNAGIEEATDKNTGTEETTDTNTGTEETTDTNTGTEETTDTNTGTEETTDTNTGTEETTDTNTGTEEATDTSTRTEEATDTGIEETTDTSTGIEAVIASPNEIRTHTETASKIEVQYTEPSRITQANQSQVSPELTSGQDQTGQDQTGQDQKIPEEPQGPVTIHPEENQETQNVRESEGEKEEEALTFPSQEASTDILPPSHQGESLKADLPLIPGNPKSKSKSEKSKSPPPADSKAGSGNPVSTHADVSSQRTQARDGPLATTSGDFRHCKSSSSRKLTRRLSEDLFTDPNQSQNTFTHSSQSNACLIQFDQPKPNTTAPIQVPKHPESPRYVTGSIPGTVPPQTVSKPGRGPTDTPRRFGLFRRLKGEQPKQGREKGEPKVPVPKILIQDFSDGTGEGRTVRGEEEEELSSRERRRRRREQERREKEEEKLRKKREKEMEKEEKERKRERRKPQTRGKSFQVQHSNVPLPGNSSSQTFGSKRNSTPSMETYF, encoded by the exons ATGGATCCACTGCCGG GCCCTGCTCCTGAGCtcgttagacagagagagactaagtgGATCAACATCATCAGCCAATGGGATCGGGTCTTACTAAAGAAGTCCAGCAAG GTCAAAGAGCAGTGTCAGAAAGGCATCCCAGCATCCCTCAGGGCTAAATGTTGGCCACTGCTGTGTGGCGCCACAGACAGAATGCACCGCAACAAGGACCTCTACCAG acTCTGGACTCCAGGCCTGCCCTACAGAGCTGTGTGGACGTTATCGAGAGAGACTTAGACCGCCAGTTCCCCTTCCATGAGATGTTCCTCTCCAGAGATGGCCATGG gcAGCGTGGTCTGTTCCGCGTGCTGAAGGCCTTTACTCAGCTGAAGCCTGACGAGGGATACTGTCAGGCCCAGGGACCTGTAGCAGCTGTACTGCTGATGAACATGCCTACTGAG GAGGCATTCTGGTGCCTGGTACAGATTAGTGAACAGTACCTCCCTGACTACTACAGCCCCCTTCTG GAGGGGGTTCTCTTTGATGCGGCCATGCTGACCTGGGTGCTGAAGAAGACATGTCCCGCAACCCACAAGCATCTGCAGAGACACGGCGTGGAGCCTCTGATGTTCGCCACCGATTGGCTGATGTGCCTGTTCACACGCCACCTACCATTTAACACCCTCCTCCGAGTCTGGGACCTGTTCTTCTGCTACG GAGTGCGTGTGTTGTTCCAGGTGGCGGTTGTGTTGGTGCGCAGGGCTCTGGGCCGggtggagcagagggaggagtGTGAGGGCCAGATGGAGACTCTGGAGAGGCTGAGGGGTGTGAGGGAGCAGGTGCAGCAGGAGGACGATACCTTCATTGGAgag GTGTGTTCTGTCCCTCTTTCGGGTAAGGATCTGGAGAGGCAGACGGAGAAAGAGCTGGAGAAGTGGAGGAAGGAACGGCCTGCCTCCACTTTTGATCCCCGGGGTCGTTGCCACGGATATCGGATGGCGTGGGCGAGGGctcgagagagggaggaggagaggaacaggaaggaGAGGGCGAAAGGAAACCTGTCCTTCCCACCGATTCGCtcgccctccctcctctctctgtctccctcgctcctccgcaagaggtggaagagagggagcaAAACAGACACAGGGGAGTgggaggggggaggcagagaggcgAGGAAGGTTTCAAAGGAGGTGTGGGAGGAGAGAagcgagggaggggatctgggggGAGGAAGTGAGAAGGATGGTAGTCCAGTGAGGGCCCAGGGTGTTCCACCTCCTGCTACAGAGGACAGGGAACCAGTGGAACTGAGAGAACCGTTAGAACACAAAGAACCATCAGAACAGGAAAGAACCCAAAAGACCCAGATGACCCCAGATTCAGCCAGAGTAGCGTCCCAGCAGCGTGAGCTCACCGCTGACCCTCGCGTCACCTCACAGggccaggaggaggagcagggtgGTTTCAGCGAGACACAGGCCTCTGAGCAGCACAGCGACAGCCAGTCACAGGAAACTAACCACAGTAAAGGCTCCATGGAAACACAGGAAGTACTGAGCAAACAGTCAACAGAGAGTGCACGTGTCGTCACAGAGCACATAGTGACAGAGACAAAGGGTGAGGCAGAGGAACGCAAGGAGACAGAGGCACATGCAGAAGCCAAGACAGAGGAGGAAACAGTGACAGAGATCCAGATTCACACAGAAGCCAAGACAGAGGAAGAAATAGTGACAGAGATCCAGATTCACACAGAAGCCAAGACAGAGGAGGAAACAGTGACAGAGATCCAGATTCACACAGAAGCCAAGACAGAGGAGGAAACAGTGACAGAGATCCAGATTCACACAGAAGCCAAGACAGAGGAAGAAACAGTGACAGAGATCCAGATTCACACAGAAGCCAAGACAGAGGAGGAAACAGTGACAGAGATCCAGATTCACACAGAAGCCAAGACAAAGGAGGAAACAGTGACAGAGATCCAGATTCACACAGAAGCCAAGACAGAGGAGGAAACAGTGACAGAAATCCAGATTCACACAGAAGCCAAGACAGAGGAGGAAACAGTGACAGAGATCCAGATTCACACAGAAGCCAAGGCAGAGGAGGAAATGGAGGCTGAGGTACAGAAAGGACAACACACAGATAAAAGTGTAGGAACAAAGACAGATATGGGGTCAAAAACAGAGACTCAAACAGATGTTAATgcagacactgagacagacactGAGACCGACACGCAACAAGAGGCAGATACAAACTTAGAGGCAGAAACAGACGTTGggtcactgagagagagagacaaagagacgaACACAGAGACTGATACCAACAAGGAGATAGAGGCACGTACAGAGACACAGTCACACAAAGGGGCAGCAATGGAGACACACACGGACAAAGAATCTGaggcagagagacaaacagaggtaGAAACTGAGGAAGAggcacatacagaaacagagacacagggagaaaATGAGTCAGCGATGCACATAGAGGCAGACATAAGAGTAGAGGCAGACTTGGGGTCACAGATGGAGGCTGatacacacatagagacagagaaagagtcagagatagaggtagggacagagacagggacagagacgcgCACAGAGGAAACTACTGACACAGGGATAGAGGAAGCCACTGACACAGGGATAGAGGAAGCCACTGACACAGGGACAGAGGAAGCCACTGACACAGGGATAGAGGAAGCCACTGACACAGGGACAGAGGAAACCACTGACACCGGGATAGAGGAAACCACTGGCACAAACACAGGGACAGAGGAAACCACTGGCACAAACGCAGGGATAGAGGAAACCACTGGGACAAACGCAGGTATAGAGGAAGCCACTGACAAAAACACAGGGACAGAGGAAACCACTGACACAAACACAGGGACAGAGGAAACCACTGACACAAACACAGGGACAGAGGAAACCACTGACACAAACACAGGGACAGAGGAAACCACTGACACAAACACAGGGACAGAGGAAACCACTGACACAAACACAGGGACAGAGGAAGCCACTGACACAAGCACAAGGACAGAGGAAGCCACTGACACAGGGATAGAGGAAACCACTGACACAAGCACAGGGATAGAGGCGGTCATAGCGTCCCCAAATGAAATtcggacacacacagagacagcatcAAAGATAGAGGTACAATACACAGAGCCCTCTAGGATAACACAAGCCAATCAGAGCCAGGTTTCTCCAGAGTTGACCTCAGGCCAAGACCAAACAGGCCAAGACCAAACAGGCCAAGACCAGAAGATTCCTGAAGAACCCCAGGGTCCAGTCACCATCCATCCAGAGGAGAATCAGGAGACCCAGAACgtcagagagagtgaaggagagaaagaagaggaagcaTTAACATTTCCCTCTCAGGAAGCCTCAACTGACATCCTTCCACCATCACATCAGGGGGAATCACTGAAAGCTGACCTCCCTCTCATACCTGGCAACCCAAAGTCCAAAAGTAAGAGTGAAAAGAGCAAGTCTCCACCTCCTGCAGACTCAAAGGCTGGATCTGGCAACCCAGTATCCACACACGCGGACGTCTCCTCCCAAAGGACTCAGGCCCGTGATGGACCTTTGGCAACCACTTCCGGAGACTTCCGGCACTGCAAGTCCTCCAGCTCACGGAAGCTCACTCGGAGGCTCTCTGAGGATCTCTTCACCGACCCCAACCAATCAcaaaacacattcacacactctaGCCAATCAAATGCATGCCTCATTCAGTTCGACCAACCAAAACCTAACACCACAGCTCCAATTCAGGTACCAAAACACCCAGAATCACCACGATATGTCACAGGGAGCATCCCAGGCACTGTCCCACCTCAGACTGTGTCCAAACCAGGCAGAGGACCAACCGACACCCCCAGGCGATTTGGTCTCTTCCGCAGGCTCAAAGGGGAGCAGCCCAAACAGGGCAGGGAGAAAGGGGAACCTAAAGTCCCTGTCCCCAAAATCCTGATCCAGGACTTTAGTGACGGGACAGGTGAGGGGCGCACGGtcaggggggaggaagaggaggagctgagctccagagagaggaggaggagacggagggaacaggagaggagggagaaagaggaggagaagttacggaagaagagggagaaggagatggagaaagaggagaaagagagaaagagggagaggaggaagcctCAGACGAGAGGGAAGAGTTTTCAGGTGCAACACAGCAATGTCCCCCTCCCCGGAAACAGCAGCTCACAGACATTTGGTTCCAAAAGAAACTCTACTCCGTCTATGGAGACATACTTTTAA
- the LOC110505032 gene encoding mucin-22 isoform X1: MLSASTPTQMPPSGVDISGSDRGSEVSVPTPATETDRFGFILVNGSTAGSEGPAPELVRQRETKWINIISQWDRVLLKKSSKVKEQCQKGIPASLRAKCWPLLCGATDRMHRNKDLYQTLDSRPALQSCVDVIERDLDRQFPFHEMFLSRDGHGQRGLFRVLKAFTQLKPDEGYCQAQGPVAAVLLMNMPTEEAFWCLVQISEQYLPDYYSPLLEGVLFDAAMLTWVLKKTCPATHKHLQRHGVEPLMFATDWLMCLFTRHLPFNTLLRVWDLFFCYGVRVLFQVAVVLVRRALGRVEQREECEGQMETLERLRGVREQVQQEDDTFIGEVCSVPLSGKDLERQTEKELEKWRKERPASTFDPRGRCHGYRMAWARAREREEERNRKERAKGNLSFPPIRSPSLLSLSPSLLRKRWKRGSKTDTGEWEGGGREARKVSKEVWEERSEGGDLGGGSEKDGSPVRAQGVPPPATEDREPVELREPLEHKEPSEQERTQKTQMTPDSARVASQQRELTADPRVTSQGQEEEQGGFSETQASEQHSDSQSQETNHSKGSMETQEVLSKQSTESARVVTEHIVTETKGEAEERKETEAHAEAKTEEETVTEIQIHTEAKTEEEIVTEIQIHTEAKTEEETVTEIQIHTEAKTEEETVTEIQIHTEAKTEEETVTEIQIHTEAKTEEETVTEIQIHTEAKTKEETVTEIQIHTEAKTEEETVTEIQIHTEAKTEEETVTEIQIHTEAKAEEEMEAEVQKGQHTDKSVGTKTDMGSKTETQTDVNADTETDTETDTQQEADTNLEAETDVGSLRERDKETNTETDTNKEIEARTETQSHKGAAMETHTDKESEAERQTEVETEEEAHTETETQGENESAMHIEADIRVEADLGSQMEADTHIETEKESEIEVGTETGTETRTEETTDTGIEEATDTGIEEATDTGTEEATDTGIEEATDTGTEETTDTGIEETTGTNTGTEETTGTNAGIEETTGTNAGIEEATDKNTGTEETTDTNTGTEETTDTNTGTEETTDTNTGTEETTDTNTGTEETTDTNTGTEEATDTSTRTEEATDTGIEETTDTSTGIEAVIASPNEIRTHTETASKIEVQYTEPSRITQANQSQVSPELTSGQDQTGQDQTGQDQKIPEEPQGPVTIHPEENQETQNVRESEGEKEEEALTFPSQEASTDILPPSHQGESLKADLPLIPGNPKSKSKSEKSKSPPPADSKAGSGNPVSTHADVSSQRTQARDGPLATTSGDFRHCKSSSSRKLTRRLSEDLFTDPNQSQNTFTHSSQSNACLIQFDQPKPNTTAPIQVPKHPESPRYVTGSIPGTVPPQTVSKPGRGPTDTPRRFGLFRRLKGEQPKQGREKGEPKVPVPKILIQDFSDGTGEGRTVRGEEEEELSSRERRRRRREQERREKEEEKLRKKREKEMEKEEKERKRERRKPQTRGKSFQVQHSNVPLPGNSSSQTFGSKRNSTPSMETYF; the protein is encoded by the exons ATGCTGAGTGCGTCCACTCCGACTCAGATGCCCCCCAGCGGAGTGGACATTTCTGGTTCTGACagggggtcagaggtcagtgTTCCAACTCCAGCCACAGAGACAGACCGCTTCGGCTTCATCCTGGTGAATGGATCCACTGCCGG GAGTGAAGGCCCTGCTCCTGAGCtcgttagacagagagagactaagtgGATCAACATCATCAGCCAATGGGATCGGGTCTTACTAAAGAAGTCCAGCAAG GTCAAAGAGCAGTGTCAGAAAGGCATCCCAGCATCCCTCAGGGCTAAATGTTGGCCACTGCTGTGTGGCGCCACAGACAGAATGCACCGCAACAAGGACCTCTACCAG acTCTGGACTCCAGGCCTGCCCTACAGAGCTGTGTGGACGTTATCGAGAGAGACTTAGACCGCCAGTTCCCCTTCCATGAGATGTTCCTCTCCAGAGATGGCCATGG gcAGCGTGGTCTGTTCCGCGTGCTGAAGGCCTTTACTCAGCTGAAGCCTGACGAGGGATACTGTCAGGCCCAGGGACCTGTAGCAGCTGTACTGCTGATGAACATGCCTACTGAG GAGGCATTCTGGTGCCTGGTACAGATTAGTGAACAGTACCTCCCTGACTACTACAGCCCCCTTCTG GAGGGGGTTCTCTTTGATGCGGCCATGCTGACCTGGGTGCTGAAGAAGACATGTCCCGCAACCCACAAGCATCTGCAGAGACACGGCGTGGAGCCTCTGATGTTCGCCACCGATTGGCTGATGTGCCTGTTCACACGCCACCTACCATTTAACACCCTCCTCCGAGTCTGGGACCTGTTCTTCTGCTACG GAGTGCGTGTGTTGTTCCAGGTGGCGGTTGTGTTGGTGCGCAGGGCTCTGGGCCGggtggagcagagggaggagtGTGAGGGCCAGATGGAGACTCTGGAGAGGCTGAGGGGTGTGAGGGAGCAGGTGCAGCAGGAGGACGATACCTTCATTGGAgag GTGTGTTCTGTCCCTCTTTCGGGTAAGGATCTGGAGAGGCAGACGGAGAAAGAGCTGGAGAAGTGGAGGAAGGAACGGCCTGCCTCCACTTTTGATCCCCGGGGTCGTTGCCACGGATATCGGATGGCGTGGGCGAGGGctcgagagagggaggaggagaggaacaggaaggaGAGGGCGAAAGGAAACCTGTCCTTCCCACCGATTCGCtcgccctccctcctctctctgtctccctcgctcctccgcaagaggtggaagagagggagcaAAACAGACACAGGGGAGTgggaggggggaggcagagaggcgAGGAAGGTTTCAAAGGAGGTGTGGGAGGAGAGAagcgagggaggggatctgggggGAGGAAGTGAGAAGGATGGTAGTCCAGTGAGGGCCCAGGGTGTTCCACCTCCTGCTACAGAGGACAGGGAACCAGTGGAACTGAGAGAACCGTTAGAACACAAAGAACCATCAGAACAGGAAAGAACCCAAAAGACCCAGATGACCCCAGATTCAGCCAGAGTAGCGTCCCAGCAGCGTGAGCTCACCGCTGACCCTCGCGTCACCTCACAGggccaggaggaggagcagggtgGTTTCAGCGAGACACAGGCCTCTGAGCAGCACAGCGACAGCCAGTCACAGGAAACTAACCACAGTAAAGGCTCCATGGAAACACAGGAAGTACTGAGCAAACAGTCAACAGAGAGTGCACGTGTCGTCACAGAGCACATAGTGACAGAGACAAAGGGTGAGGCAGAGGAACGCAAGGAGACAGAGGCACATGCAGAAGCCAAGACAGAGGAGGAAACAGTGACAGAGATCCAGATTCACACAGAAGCCAAGACAGAGGAAGAAATAGTGACAGAGATCCAGATTCACACAGAAGCCAAGACAGAGGAGGAAACAGTGACAGAGATCCAGATTCACACAGAAGCCAAGACAGAGGAGGAAACAGTGACAGAGATCCAGATTCACACAGAAGCCAAGACAGAGGAAGAAACAGTGACAGAGATCCAGATTCACACAGAAGCCAAGACAGAGGAGGAAACAGTGACAGAGATCCAGATTCACACAGAAGCCAAGACAAAGGAGGAAACAGTGACAGAGATCCAGATTCACACAGAAGCCAAGACAGAGGAGGAAACAGTGACAGAAATCCAGATTCACACAGAAGCCAAGACAGAGGAGGAAACAGTGACAGAGATCCAGATTCACACAGAAGCCAAGGCAGAGGAGGAAATGGAGGCTGAGGTACAGAAAGGACAACACACAGATAAAAGTGTAGGAACAAAGACAGATATGGGGTCAAAAACAGAGACTCAAACAGATGTTAATgcagacactgagacagacactGAGACCGACACGCAACAAGAGGCAGATACAAACTTAGAGGCAGAAACAGACGTTGggtcactgagagagagagacaaagagacgaACACAGAGACTGATACCAACAAGGAGATAGAGGCACGTACAGAGACACAGTCACACAAAGGGGCAGCAATGGAGACACACACGGACAAAGAATCTGaggcagagagacaaacagaggtaGAAACTGAGGAAGAggcacatacagaaacagagacacagggagaaaATGAGTCAGCGATGCACATAGAGGCAGACATAAGAGTAGAGGCAGACTTGGGGTCACAGATGGAGGCTGatacacacatagagacagagaaagagtcagagatagaggtagggacagagacagggacagagacgcgCACAGAGGAAACTACTGACACAGGGATAGAGGAAGCCACTGACACAGGGATAGAGGAAGCCACTGACACAGGGACAGAGGAAGCCACTGACACAGGGATAGAGGAAGCCACTGACACAGGGACAGAGGAAACCACTGACACCGGGATAGAGGAAACCACTGGCACAAACACAGGGACAGAGGAAACCACTGGCACAAACGCAGGGATAGAGGAAACCACTGGGACAAACGCAGGTATAGAGGAAGCCACTGACAAAAACACAGGGACAGAGGAAACCACTGACACAAACACAGGGACAGAGGAAACCACTGACACAAACACAGGGACAGAGGAAACCACTGACACAAACACAGGGACAGAGGAAACCACTGACACAAACACAGGGACAGAGGAAACCACTGACACAAACACAGGGACAGAGGAAGCCACTGACACAAGCACAAGGACAGAGGAAGCCACTGACACAGGGATAGAGGAAACCACTGACACAAGCACAGGGATAGAGGCGGTCATAGCGTCCCCAAATGAAATtcggacacacacagagacagcatcAAAGATAGAGGTACAATACACAGAGCCCTCTAGGATAACACAAGCCAATCAGAGCCAGGTTTCTCCAGAGTTGACCTCAGGCCAAGACCAAACAGGCCAAGACCAAACAGGCCAAGACCAGAAGATTCCTGAAGAACCCCAGGGTCCAGTCACCATCCATCCAGAGGAGAATCAGGAGACCCAGAACgtcagagagagtgaaggagagaaagaagaggaagcaTTAACATTTCCCTCTCAGGAAGCCTCAACTGACATCCTTCCACCATCACATCAGGGGGAATCACTGAAAGCTGACCTCCCTCTCATACCTGGCAACCCAAAGTCCAAAAGTAAGAGTGAAAAGAGCAAGTCTCCACCTCCTGCAGACTCAAAGGCTGGATCTGGCAACCCAGTATCCACACACGCGGACGTCTCCTCCCAAAGGACTCAGGCCCGTGATGGACCTTTGGCAACCACTTCCGGAGACTTCCGGCACTGCAAGTCCTCCAGCTCACGGAAGCTCACTCGGAGGCTCTCTGAGGATCTCTTCACCGACCCCAACCAATCAcaaaacacattcacacactctaGCCAATCAAATGCATGCCTCATTCAGTTCGACCAACCAAAACCTAACACCACAGCTCCAATTCAGGTACCAAAACACCCAGAATCACCACGATATGTCACAGGGAGCATCCCAGGCACTGTCCCACCTCAGACTGTGTCCAAACCAGGCAGAGGACCAACCGACACCCCCAGGCGATTTGGTCTCTTCCGCAGGCTCAAAGGGGAGCAGCCCAAACAGGGCAGGGAGAAAGGGGAACCTAAAGTCCCTGTCCCCAAAATCCTGATCCAGGACTTTAGTGACGGGACAGGTGAGGGGCGCACGGtcaggggggaggaagaggaggagctgagctccagagagaggaggaggagacggagggaacaggagaggagggagaaagaggaggagaagttacggaagaagagggagaaggagatggagaaagaggagaaagagagaaagagggagaggaggaagcctCAGACGAGAGGGAAGAGTTTTCAGGTGCAACACAGCAATGTCCCCCTCCCCGGAAACAGCAGCTCACAGACATTTGGTTCCAAAAGAAACTCTACTCCGTCTATGGAGACATACTTTTAA